CGAGCCCGACGACCGGTGGACGACCAGGCGGTCGGAGTACTCCCGGACGATCTCGATGGCCTCCGCGCCGCCGCTGGTGTCGGCCAGCCGCTCGCCGAGGTTGCGCCCGAGGCCGTCGCTGGCCTCGAAGGTGCGGCGGATGCGCTGGATGTTGGGGGCCTCGATGCCGCCGATCAGCCCGGACTCGAGAGCCAGCAGACGGATCAGCATCGTCTCCTGGTCGTGCTCGTAGCAGAAGTAGAGGACGGGGCGACCGGCGCGCGCGATGTTGCGGGCGACCTGGAGCACGAACGTGGTCTTGCCGGCGCCCTGCTGCCCGCCGCAGAGCACCAGGTCACCGCTGCGGAAGCCGCCGGTGAGGTACTCGTCCAGGGCGTCGAAGCCGGTGGGCCAGACCCGGTCCACGGCGTGGCGGCCCGACTGCACGCGATAGTCGGCCGCGTCGAGGGTCTCGGTGAGCGACTGCATGAGGAGGTCCACGCGGATATGGAAACAGACGGGCGCGGCTCATGGGGAGGACCGGACCGATTTGCTCCGGTGCAGGGCGTCGCCTAGAGTCGTCGTCGTAACCAGAGACCGCCGGTCGGTTCGCGCTGCCCCGAGAGGGGTTGTTCGGCTCGAAGGTCCCGCTGAGGCGGGCGGCCCGCGCAGGAGACACGTTGCCAGCCCTTCCGGGCCCGTCCCGGATGCTCACGCCCCGTGGCCTCTGCGCCCGGGGCGTTCGTCGTCTCCGCAGCCCGTCACGGGCCGGCAGAGATGTTCCGCGGGTGGTGGTCTCGGACCGTCCGGTCCAGGTGCAACCGCGGAAGGAGAACCATGGCGCGGCCTGACAAGGCAGCCGCAGTCGCGGACCTCGTGGAGTCGTTCCAGGAGGCCAGCGGTGCTGTGCTGACCGAGTACCGCGGCCTCACGGTCAAGCAGCTGCAGGAACTGCGGCGCTCGCTCGGTGAGAACGCGAACTACGCCGTGGTGAAGAACACCCTGACCCTCATCGCGGCCAAGGAGGCGGGTGTCGACGGCGTCGACGACCTGCTCTCCGGCCCGACCGCCATCGCCTTCATCAACGGTGATGTGGTCGAGGCGGCCAAGGGGCTGCGTGACTTCGCCAAGGCCCACCCCGCCCTCGTGATCAAGGGCGGCTATCTCGACGGCAAGACGATGGACCCCTCGGAGATCGCCAAGCTGGCCGATCTTGAGTCCCGGGAGGTCCTCCTCGGCAAGATCGCCGGCGGCATGCTCGCCTCGCTCAGCCAGGCCGTCTACCTGCTCAACGCGCCGCTCGCGCAGACCGCCCGCCTCGCGGGTGCCCTGCAGCAGCAGCTCGAGCAGGACCCCTCAGCCCAGACCGCAGCCGCGGAGCCGGCTGCCGACGAGGCCTGAGACAGCAGCACCCCAGCACGACTCACCACCACCCCGGTCCGCACGCAGACGTGGACCAGCTAACGGAAGGAACCGCCACCATGGCGAAGCTCAGCACTGACGAGCTGCTCGACGCGTTCAAGGAGATGACGCTGATCGAGCTCTCCGAGTTCGTGAAGCAGTTCGAGGAGACCTTCGGCGTCACCGCCGCCGCTCCGGTGGCCGTGGCCGCTGCCCCCGCTGCCGGCGGTGCCGGTGGCGGCGCCGAGGAGGCCGCGGAGCAGGACGAGTTCGACGTCGTCCTCGAGGCCGCGGGCGAGAAGAAGATCAACGTCATCAAGGAGGTCCGCGCGCTCACCAGCCTCGGCCTCAAGGAGGCCAAGGAGCTGGTCGAGTCCGCTCCCAAGGCCGTCCTGGAGAAGGTCACCAAGGAGGCCGCGGGCAAGGCCAAGGAGCAGCTCGAGGCTGCCGGCGCGTCCGTCTCCGTCAAGTGACCTGATCCGGGTCCGGGCCACCCGCCCGACCGGGTGAGACGCACCTCCGAGGAGGGAGGCTCCCGCATGGGAGCCTCCCTCTTTGCTTTTCCCGGACAGAGGGCCCTGGTTCGTCTAGGTTTTTCGTGCACGACCAGGGGTTTCCACCCGTAACGTCAGGGCAAGTTACCCGTTAGTACTCGTGGCGCGAGTCTGCGCTGTCGCCTGCCACGAGGCCGGAACACACGGAGGAGAGCCGATGGGGACCGAGATCCAGGTCAACAACCTGACCAAGCAGTTCGGCAAGCAGCTCATCTGGGGCGACGTGACCCTGACGATCCCCGCCGGCGAGATCTCGGTCATGCTCGGGCCGTCCGGCACCGGCAAGTCCGTGCTCCTCAAGACCATCATCGGGCTGCTCAAGCCCGACCGGGGAAGCATCATCATCCAGGGCACCGACATCGCGACCTGCCCCGAGGCCGAGCTCTACGAGATCCGCAAGCTCTTCGGCGTGCTGTTCCAGGACGGCGCGATGTTCGGCTCGATGAACCTCTACGACAACGTCGCCTTCCCGCTGCGCGAGCACACCAAGAAGAGCGAGTCCGAGATCAAGTCCATCGTGATGGAGAAGATGGACCTGGTCGGCCTCCTCGGCGCCGAGGACAAGCTCCCCGGTGAGATCTCCGGCGGCATGCGCAAGCGGGCCGGCCTGGCGCGTGCGCTGGTCCTCGACCCCGAGATCGTGCTCTTCGATGAGCCGGACTCCGGCCTCGACCCGGTCCGCACCGCGTTCCTCAACCAGCTGATCATCGACCTCAACGCGCAGATCGACGCGACGTTCCTCATCGTCACCCACGACATCAACACCGCCCGCACGGTGCCGGACAACATCGGCCTGCTCTACCACAAGCACCTGGCGATGTTCGGTCCGCGCGAGATGCTGCTGGCCTCGGAGGAGCCGGTGGTCCGTCAGTTCCTCAACGCCCAGCGCGTCGGCCCGATCGGCATGTCCGAGGAGAAGGACGCCGACGAGCTCGAGGCCGAGAAGGGCCAGGACCTGCCGCCTCTCCCGCCCATCCCGAAGCAGATCGAGCCGACCAACGGCATCCCGCGGCGCAGCCAGCGCGAGCCCGGCTCCTGGTGCAAGGAGAACGGCATCACCCCGCCGCCCGGGTCGTTCGAGTCCTCCAACGCCGGCCTGGCGCCGGGTTCCTGAGGTCAGATGTCGTCCATCACCTCCGCACGCGTCCTCCGACCGGTCGGGACCGCGGGCAAGCTCTTCGCCTTCGGTCTCGACGTCGGTCGAGGACTCTTCAAGCGCCCGTTCCAGTGGCGTGAGTTCCTCCAGCAGGCCTGGTTCATCGCCTCGGTGACGATCATCCCGACCGCGCTGGTCGCCATCCCGTTCGGCGCGGTCATCGCGCTGCAGGTGGGCGGCCTGATCAAGCAGTTCGGCGCGCAGTCGTTCACCGGCTCCGCCTCGGTCCTGGCCGTCGTGCGCGAGGCGGGCCCGATCGCCACCTCGCTGCTGATCGCCGGGGCGGGCGGCTCGGCGATCGCGGCCGACCTCGGTGCCCGCAAGATCCGCGAGGAGCTCGACGCGATGATGGTGCTGGGCATCGACCCGATCCACCGCCTGGTCGTGCCCCGTGTGCTCGCGTGCATGTTCGTCGCGGTGTTCCTCAACGGCCTGGTCAGCGTCGTCGGTGTCATCGGCGGCTACGTCTTCAACGTGATCCTCCAGGACGGCACACCAGGGTCCTACCTGGCGAGCTTCACCGCGCTCGCCCAGCTGCCCGACCTGTGGCAGGGCATGGCCAAGGCGCTGGTGTTCGGCCTGATCGCGGCCATCGTCGCGGCCTACAAGGGCATGAACGCCGGCGGCGGCCCCAAGGGAGTGGGTGATGCCGTCAACGAGGCGGTCGTCATCACCTTCCTCCTGCTGTTCATCGTCAACTTCGTGATGAGCGCGATCTACTTCCAGCTCGTCCCGCCGAAGACAGGGTGAGGGACGAGACATGGCAGACATGAAGGCTCTCGCGGGCAAGCCCCTGAAGTCGCTGGACAGCCTCGGCGACCAGATGAGCTTCTACATCAGGGCGCTCGCCTGGACCCCTCGGTCCATCCGGCGCTACAAGAAGGAGATCGCCCGCCTCCTCGCCGAGGTCGCCCTCGGCTCGGGATCGCTCGCGGTCATCGGCGGCACCATCGGCGTCATCACGATGATGGCGTTCTTCACCGGCACCGAGGTCGGCCTGCAGGGCTACGCCGCCCTCAACCAGCTCGGCACCTCGGCCTTCTCCGGCTTCGTCTCGGCCTACTTCAACACCCGTGAGATCGCACCGCTCGTGGCCGGCATCGCGCTCGCCGCGACGGTCGGCTGCGGGTTCACCGCCCAGCTCGGCGCCATGCGGATCTCCGAGGAGGTCGACGCCCTCGAGGTGATGGCGATCCCCTCCCTGCCGTTCCTTGTCACGACCCGCATCGTCGGAGGGCTGATCGCGGTCGTGCCGCTCTACACCGTCGGCCTGCTGTCGTCGTACTTCGCGACGAGGCTGACGGTCACCAAGTTCTTCGGCCAGTCGGCCGGCACCTACGACCACTACTTCCACCTCTTCCTGCCCCCGGGCGACGTGCTGTGGTCCTTCGGCAAGATCCTCGTCTTCGCCGTCGTGGTGATCCTCATCCACTGCTACTACGGCTACAACGCCAGCGGTGGCCCGGCCGGTGTGGGCGTCGCCGTGGGGCGTGCCGTCCGGACCTCCATCGTCGCGATCAACGTGATCGACCTGCTGCTGTCGATGGCGATCTGGGGCACCACGACCACCGTCAGGCTGGCGGGGTAGCGGGCATGCGCAAGCTCCTCTCGGCCTCGGGCCCCCGCGTCTTCGGCGCGGCGTTCATCGCGCTGGTGATCCTCTTCGTGTGGCTGACCTACGCGGTCTTCACCAAGAAGTTCAGCAGCTACGACGAGGTGACCCTCGAGTCCTCCAAGATCGGCCTCTCGCTGCCCTCCCGTGCCGACGTCAAGATTCGTGGCGTCCTCGTCGGCGAGGTGCTCAAGGTCGTCACCGACGGCGACGGGGCCGAGCTGACCCTGGGCCTCTACCCCGACCAGACCAGCACGATCCCGGAGAACGTCACGGCGCAGATCCTGCCCAAGACCCTCTTCGGCGAGAAGTACGTCGCGCTCCAGGTCCCGAAGGACCCCCAGGGCACGATCAAGGCCGGCGACACGATCAAGCGCACCGACGTCTCGATCGAGCTGGAGGCCGTCCTCAACGACCTCTTCCCGCTGCTGCGTGCCGTGCGACCGATCGACCTGAACTACACGCTCACCGCGATCTCCAACGCGCTGGAGGGTCGCGGCGACAAGCTCGGCAACAGCCTCGAGACCCTCGACAGCTACCTGCGGCAGTTCAACCCCGACGTGCCGGACCTGATCGACAACGTCGTCAAGCTCGGCAAGGTCTCGCAGACCTACAACAGCGTGGTGCCCGAGCTCGCTCGGCTGCTGCGCAACTCGGTCAAGACGACCAACACGCTGGAGACCAAGGACCAGCAGATCAAGGCGCTGTTCACCGACGTGGCCGGCTTCAGCGGCACGGCCAAGGCGTTCCTGGACAAGAACGGCGACAACCTCGTCACGCTCGCTGACCAGGGGCAGCGGATCCTCCCGCTGCTGGCGCGCTACAGCCCGCAGTACTCCTGCTTCATCAAGGGCATCGTCGCGGCGATCCCGCTGCAGGAAGAGGCCTTCCGCGACAAGACGCTGCACATCATCCTCGAGCCGCTGCGCAAGGAGCCGCGGGGCTACACCCCGAGCGACCGCCCGCAGTACACCGACAACCGCGGGCCGTTCCCCTACTGCAACGCGCTCCGCAGGGCGATCAACGGTGGCTTCGGCCAGGACCACCCGTTCCGGGGGAAGTACATCCCTCGGATCGAGGACGGCTCCGACTACAACTTCGGCAAGCGTGTGCCGGTCGGCGACGCGGTCGGCGGCACCTCCCGGGAGAAGCTGCTGATCGGCGCGGCCGCGTCGCCGGTGCTCGGGGTCCCGGTCGACGACGTCCCCGACGTCACCACGCTGCTGCTCGGCCCGCTCGCACGAGGGATGGAGCTGGACGTCAGATGAGGTTCATCGACAAGCAGACCGCCGGCGACTCGATCCGCCTGATCATCTTCGTGGTCGTCACGACGCTGGCCACGGGCCTGCTCGCCCTGACCATCGGCAACGTCTCCTTCGGGGACAAGACGCACTACAAGGCCGTCTTCAGCGACGTCACCGGCGTGGCCAAGGGCGACGACGTGCGCGTGGCCGGGGTCAAGGTCGGCAGCGTCGCGGGGGTCAAGATCCTCAACCGCACCAAGGCGCTGGTGGACTTCGACGTGCAGAGCACGACCAAGCTGACCGGGGCGACCTACGCGACGATCCGCTACCGCAACCTCGTCGGACAGCGCTACATCTCGCTCGCCGAGGGAGCGGGCTCACCCGCGCCGCTGCAGGAGAACGGCACCATCCCGGAGTCGCGGACCACGCCCGCGCTCGACCTCACCGTGCTGTTCAACGGCTTCAAGCCGCTCTTCGCCGCGCTCACGCCGTCCGACATCAACAAGTTCGCCTACCAGATCATCCAGGTCTTCCAGGGCGAGGGCGGCACCCTCGAGGGCCTCCTGGCCCGGACGGCGTCGGTGACCAACACGCTCGCGAGCCGCGACCAGCTGATCGGCAACCTCATCGCCGACCTCAACCGCACGCTGCGCACGGTCGGCGACCGCGACCAGCAGCTGTCCGACCTGATCATCCAGTTCCGCCGCTTCGTCGGCGGCCTCAAGGACGACCGGCAGGCGATCCTCGGATCCCTGGACTCGATCTCCTCGCTCGCCGTCCAGACCAGCGACCTGGTGCAGGGGGTCCGTCCCGGGCTCGTCGGCGACATCAAGCAGGTCCGCAAGCTGGCTGGCACGATCAACCGCAACCGCGGCGAGGTCAACCGTGCCCTCGGCGTCCTGCCGGTCAAGCTGCAGAAGGTCGGTCGCACCGCGATCTACGGCTCCTGGTTCAACTTCTACCTCTGCGAGTTCAAGGGGCAGGTCGTGCTCCCGGGGTCGCGGCCGATCGAGCTGCCGGCCTACGAGACCAACACGGAGAGGTGCCACATCGGATGAGCGTCCCGTTCCGTGAGCGCAACCCCGTCACCATCGGGGCCATCAGCCTCGCCGTGATCGCCGCTCTCCTGGTGGTCGCGTTCAAGGCGGGCGACCTGCCGGTGATCGGCGGTGGCGACACCTACTACGCCTCGTTCAGCGAGGCCGGCGGGCTCAAGCCCAACGACGA
This genomic window from Nocardioides marmoribigeumensis contains:
- the rplJ gene encoding 50S ribosomal protein L10, producing MARPDKAAAVADLVESFQEASGAVLTEYRGLTVKQLQELRRSLGENANYAVVKNTLTLIAAKEAGVDGVDDLLSGPTAIAFINGDVVEAAKGLRDFAKAHPALVIKGGYLDGKTMDPSEIAKLADLESREVLLGKIAGGMLASLSQAVYLLNAPLAQTARLAGALQQQLEQDPSAQTAAAEPAADEA
- the rplL gene encoding 50S ribosomal protein L7/L12, whose protein sequence is MAKLSTDELLDAFKEMTLIELSEFVKQFEETFGVTAAAPVAVAAAPAAGGAGGGAEEAAEQDEFDVVLEAAGEKKINVIKEVRALTSLGLKEAKELVESAPKAVLEKVTKEAAGKAKEQLEAAGASVSVK
- a CDS encoding ABC transporter ATP-binding protein — protein: MGTEIQVNNLTKQFGKQLIWGDVTLTIPAGEISVMLGPSGTGKSVLLKTIIGLLKPDRGSIIIQGTDIATCPEAELYEIRKLFGVLFQDGAMFGSMNLYDNVAFPLREHTKKSESEIKSIVMEKMDLVGLLGAEDKLPGEISGGMRKRAGLARALVLDPEIVLFDEPDSGLDPVRTAFLNQLIIDLNAQIDATFLIVTHDINTARTVPDNIGLLYHKHLAMFGPREMLLASEEPVVRQFLNAQRVGPIGMSEEKDADELEAEKGQDLPPLPPIPKQIEPTNGIPRRSQREPGSWCKENGITPPPGSFESSNAGLAPGS
- a CDS encoding MlaE family ABC transporter permease encodes the protein MSSITSARVLRPVGTAGKLFAFGLDVGRGLFKRPFQWREFLQQAWFIASVTIIPTALVAIPFGAVIALQVGGLIKQFGAQSFTGSASVLAVVREAGPIATSLLIAGAGGSAIAADLGARKIREELDAMMVLGIDPIHRLVVPRVLACMFVAVFLNGLVSVVGVIGGYVFNVILQDGTPGSYLASFTALAQLPDLWQGMAKALVFGLIAAIVAAYKGMNAGGGPKGVGDAVNEAVVITFLLLFIVNFVMSAIYFQLVPPKTG
- a CDS encoding MlaE family ABC transporter permease, with product MADMKALAGKPLKSLDSLGDQMSFYIRALAWTPRSIRRYKKEIARLLAEVALGSGSLAVIGGTIGVITMMAFFTGTEVGLQGYAALNQLGTSAFSGFVSAYFNTREIAPLVAGIALAATVGCGFTAQLGAMRISEEVDALEVMAIPSLPFLVTTRIVGGLIAVVPLYTVGLLSSYFATRLTVTKFFGQSAGTYDHYFHLFLPPGDVLWSFGKILVFAVVVILIHCYYGYNASGGPAGVGVAVGRAVRTSIVAINVIDLLLSMAIWGTTTTVRLAG
- a CDS encoding MCE family protein; translated protein: MRKLLSASGPRVFGAAFIALVILFVWLTYAVFTKKFSSYDEVTLESSKIGLSLPSRADVKIRGVLVGEVLKVVTDGDGAELTLGLYPDQTSTIPENVTAQILPKTLFGEKYVALQVPKDPQGTIKAGDTIKRTDVSIELEAVLNDLFPLLRAVRPIDLNYTLTAISNALEGRGDKLGNSLETLDSYLRQFNPDVPDLIDNVVKLGKVSQTYNSVVPELARLLRNSVKTTNTLETKDQQIKALFTDVAGFSGTAKAFLDKNGDNLVTLADQGQRILPLLARYSPQYSCFIKGIVAAIPLQEEAFRDKTLHIILEPLRKEPRGYTPSDRPQYTDNRGPFPYCNALRRAINGGFGQDHPFRGKYIPRIEDGSDYNFGKRVPVGDAVGGTSREKLLIGAAASPVLGVPVDDVPDVTTLLLGPLARGMELDVR
- a CDS encoding MlaD family protein, coding for MRFIDKQTAGDSIRLIIFVVVTTLATGLLALTIGNVSFGDKTHYKAVFSDVTGVAKGDDVRVAGVKVGSVAGVKILNRTKALVDFDVQSTTKLTGATYATIRYRNLVGQRYISLAEGAGSPAPLQENGTIPESRTTPALDLTVLFNGFKPLFAALTPSDINKFAYQIIQVFQGEGGTLEGLLARTASVTNTLASRDQLIGNLIADLNRTLRTVGDRDQQLSDLIIQFRRFVGGLKDDRQAILGSLDSISSLAVQTSDLVQGVRPGLVGDIKQVRKLAGTINRNRGEVNRALGVLPVKLQKVGRTAIYGSWFNFYLCEFKGQVVLPGSRPIELPAYETNTERCHIG